In the Paraburkholderia acidisoli genome, one interval contains:
- a CDS encoding SDR family oxidoreductase, whose translation MSKEADKQALIVGASGIVGRALAQRLLASGWRVHGLSRGRNAGVTGCTPIVADLTDAASVAHATADLAATHVFFTAWSRRANEQDNIRVNGAMVRNVLDALGRTKTLQHAALVTGLKHYLGPFEAYASGAVPDTPFREAQGRQPVENFYYEQEDRLFEAAARDGFTWSVHRPHTVIGFAPGNAMNMGQTLAVYATLCKQSGQPFVFPGSAAQWHGLTDMTDARLLARHLEWASTNAAGRNEAFNVANGDVFRWKTLWTLLADYFGVEAAPFDGTVRPLEGRMQNAAHEWREIAAKHDLKEPEIERLASWWHTDADLGRPMEVVTDMTKSRKAGFLDYQSTPDAFFDLFEALKAQRLIPA comes from the coding sequence ATGAGCAAAGAAGCGGATAAACAGGCGCTGATCGTGGGCGCGAGCGGCATTGTCGGGCGCGCGCTGGCGCAGCGCCTGCTGGCGAGCGGCTGGCGCGTGCACGGGTTGTCGCGCGGACGCAATGCGGGCGTGACGGGCTGCACGCCGATCGTGGCCGATCTCACCGACGCCGCTTCGGTCGCGCATGCCACGGCGGATCTCGCGGCCACGCACGTGTTTTTCACCGCGTGGTCGCGCCGGGCGAACGAGCAGGACAACATTCGCGTGAACGGCGCGATGGTGCGCAACGTGCTCGACGCGCTCGGCCGCACGAAGACGTTGCAACACGCGGCGCTCGTGACCGGCCTCAAGCACTATCTCGGGCCGTTCGAAGCCTATGCGTCGGGCGCGGTGCCCGACACGCCGTTTCGCGAGGCGCAAGGGCGCCAGCCGGTCGAGAACTTCTACTACGAGCAGGAGGATCGCCTGTTCGAGGCGGCGGCCCGCGACGGCTTCACGTGGAGCGTGCATCGTCCGCATACGGTTATCGGGTTCGCGCCCGGCAACGCCATGAACATGGGGCAAACGCTCGCCGTCTACGCGACGCTCTGCAAGCAAAGCGGCCAGCCGTTCGTGTTTCCCGGCTCGGCCGCGCAATGGCACGGTCTCACGGACATGACCGATGCGCGCCTGCTCGCGCGGCATCTCGAATGGGCCTCGACGAACGCCGCGGGGCGCAACGAAGCCTTCAACGTGGCAAACGGCGACGTGTTCCGCTGGAAGACGCTGTGGACGTTGCTGGCGGACTATTTCGGCGTCGAGGCGGCGCCGTTCGACGGCACCGTGCGGCCGCTCGAAGGCCGCATGCAAAACGCCGCGCACGAATGGCGCGAGATCGCCGCAAAGCATGATCTGAAAGAACCGGAGATCGAGCGCCTCGCGTCGTGGTGGCACACCGACGCCGACCTCGGCCGCCCGATGGAAGTCGTCACCGACATGACCAAGAGCCGCAAGGCCGGTTTTCTCGACTATCAGAGCACGCCGGACGCGTTCTTCGATCTGTTCGAGGCATTGAAGGCGCAGCGGCTGATCCCGGCTTGA